CACCTGCCCGGCTTCGGCCTGGCGGCTGGCGATCACGCCGTCGGCCGGCGCGCGCAGCTGCGCGTACTCGGCCTGGTTGCGAGCCACCGCCAGGTTGGCGCGGGCGGCATTGGCCTGGCCCTGCGCGGCCTTGAACGCGGCGGTCTGCTGGTCCAGCGCCGAGCGGCTGACCAGTTGGTCTTCGGCCAGCTTGGCATAGCGCTTCTGGTCATCGCGGGCGCGCACGAGGTCGGCTTCCGCCGCCGCCAGCTGCGCCTGCGAGGCTGCCGCCTGCGAGGCGTAGTCGGCCACGTCCAGCTCAGCCAGCAGCTGGCCCTTCTTCACGCGTTGCCCGGCGTCGACATGACGCTTGACCAGGTTCCCGCCGACCCGGAACGACAGCGGGCTCTCCTGGCGGGCGCGCACCTCGCCGGGGTAGGCCGCCGGCGCTTGTCCGTCCTGCGTGGTGGGATGCACCACCAGCACCGGAATGGCCGCCACCGGTTCGGCGGCCTGCCTGCCACAGGCTGCCATCACCACCGCCAGCACGCCAACACCCAACCAACGCATGTTCTTCATGAGGTACAAGACCTGAAAAGGGGATCCGGGGGAACGCGCCGGCAACATACTGTTGCGACACGGACATTAGTGAACCAGCCGGTATAGTATAAATATCGAACCGCTTGGTCTAGTATTGTCGCGATGAGTTCTCACACTTCCCGCAAGCCGTCGGCCAAGCCCGCTGCCAAGGCCACCGGACCCGGGCGCCCCAAGGACCTCGGCAAGCGCGCGGCGATCCTTGAAGCAGCCAAGGCACTGTTCATCGAACAGGGCTATACCGGCGTGAGCATGGACACCATCGCCGCTCAGGCTGGCGTCTCGAAGCTGACTGTGTACAGCCACTTCGGCGACAAGGAGACCCTGTTCTCCGAGGCCGTGCAGTCAAAGTGCATTGAAATGCTGCCCGACGCGCTGTTCGTGGCCGACGCGAACGGTCCGCTGCGCGACCAGCTGATCGGCATCGGGCTGGCCTTCTTCGAGCTGATCACCTCCGACGCGGCGATCTCGATCCAGCGCATGATGATGGCGCCGGAGACCGACGAACGCCTGCGCGAGCTGTTCTGGCAGGCCGGCCCGGAACGCACCTGCGAGGCCCTGGCCGACTTCCTGCGCGCGCGCGGTGAGCGCGGCGAACTGGATATCCCCGACTATTACCTGGCCGGCCAGCAGTTCCTGACCCTGGTCAAGGGCGAAGTGCACATGCATATGATGTGCGGCATGCCACTGTCACCGGTGGAGTGCGACCCTCTTGCCCATGTGACCGCCAGCATCGACTTCTTCCTGCGCGCCTATGCGCCGCGAGGGGCCGGGACGGCTGAATAACCAAAACTGAACGAACCGGAGGTCGCGATGACTTCCGGCACTGCGACCCCGGCCACCCGGCAGCTGATGCTCTGGGCGCGCCGCCGGCCTCCGGCACCGGTAAAATGGCCGGCCCACTGCGCTGGATTTGAACCTCATGACGATTGATTACGCCCACGCCCGCGAACTGATGGTGGAACAGCAGATCCGTCCCTGGGACGTGCTGGACATCAAGGTGCTCGACGTCCTGGCCCGCCTGCCGCGCGAGGCCTTTGTCGCCGACGCGCACCGGGCACTGGCCTACGCCGATGTCGAACTGCCGATCGGCCACGGCCAGAAGATGATGAAGCCGGTCATCGAGGGCCGTACCCTGCAGGCGCTGGACCTGCAGCCGGGTGACGAAGTGCTGGAAATCGGCACCGGCAGCGGCTTCCTGTCGGCCTGCATCGGCGCGCTGGCGCGCGACGTGCTGAGCCTGGAGATCGACCCGGAGCTGGCTGCCGCCGCACGCGCCCGCCTGGATGCCTCCGGCCTGGGCACGAATGTCCGCGTGGAAGTGGCCGACGCCCTGACCTGGCAGACCGAACGCCGCTTTGACGTGATCTGTGTCACTGGTGCGGTCGACGTGGTGCCGTCACAGTTCGCTTCGTGGCTGCGTCCGGGTGGTCGCCTGTTCGTGATCCATGGCCGTTCGCCGGCGATGGAGGCCCTGCTGGTCAAGGCCGACGGCAGCAGCGAGTCCCTGTTCGAGACCGATATCGATTACCTGCGTGGTGCCGCCCCGGCCCCCCAGTTCCACCTCTGAGTCCAAGGAAGCCGCAATGATCCGCCGATCCCTCGCTGTTGCGCTGGCCACTGCCCTGCTGCCGTTGTCCGCCCATGCCGCCGACCTGCTGCAGGTCTACGAAATGGCGCGTAATGGCGATCCGCAGCTGTCCGCCGCCGAATCGACCCGGCTGTATGACAAGGAAGGCGCCGTGCAGGCGCGCGCCGCGCTGCTGCCGCAGATCAACGGCCAGGCCACGCTGAACCGCTCGCGCAGCGAGGCGAACCATGACGCCAACTCCGGCACCGTGACCAGCAAGCGCCGCAACTACACGATCGACGGCAGCCAGACGCTGTTCAACTGGACCCAGATCAACAACCTGCGCTCGCAGCGCGAGCTGAGCAAGGCGGCGGACTTCACCCTCGATTCGGCCAACGACAGCCTGATCGTGCGCACCTCGGCGGCCTACTTCAACGTGCTGGTGGCGATCGAATCGCTGAACGCCGCACAGACCAATGAAGCGGCCGCGAAGAAGCAGTTCGACTTCGCCGACAAGCGCCTGGAAGTGGGCCTGGCGCCGATCACCGACGTGCACGAAGCACGCGCCCAGTACGATCAGGCGCGCGCCAACACCATCGTTGCGCAGAACACCCTGGCCGATAACTACCAGGCCCTGACCGAACTGACCGGCCAGCCGGTGGTGAACCTGCGCGGCCTACCGGCCGACTTCCGTCCGGAAGTGCCGGCCAACCGCGGCAACATCGACGAGCTGGTGCGCCAGGCGAGCTCGCAGAATCCGGCGCTGAAGGCTCAGGAACTCAAGGTCAGCGCCGCCGAAGCCGGCGTGCAGGCTGCTCGTGGCGGCCATTACCCGACCCTGTCGCTGGGCGGCAGCTGGGGCAAGAGCGCGACCTGGGGTGACAGCACCGGCGCCGGATCGTTGTCGCCGGATGCACGCACCAACAGCATCGGCCTGACCCTGAGCGTGCCGATCTTCTCCGGTGGTGCCACCCAGTCCGGCGTGCGCCAGGCACTGGCCCAGCGTGACATCGCACAGGACGGCTACGAGCAGCAGAAGCGCGCCCTGGACCGCAACACCCGCAATGCCTACCAGACCCTGGTACAGGGCATCAGCGAAGTGGAAGCCCGCCGCCTCGCGGTGGTCTCGGCACAGAGCGCCTACGACGCGTCGCAGGTCGGCCTGGAAGTCGGCACCCGTACCGTGCTGGACGTGATCCAGAACCAGCGCATCCTGTTCTCGGCGCAGCTGGATTACGCCAACGCCCGCTACACCTTCCTGCAGAACCGCCTGCTGCTGAGCCAGTCGCTGGGCGCGCTGGACGTGGCCGAGCTGCAGGACGTCAACCGCCTGCTGACCCAGGACGCGGGCAACCCGTCGACGACCACGCACTGAGTCGTCGCCCTGCCGGCAACGAAGAAGCCACCCGCAAGGGTGGCTTTTTTGTAGGCGGTGCATCCACACGCCCCCATGGAGTGGCCCCACGAACCGTCAGCCCGGCCATGCCCGCAGGCGTTCCAGCGCCGCAAGCACGCACAGCGCGGCTGCCAGGGGCGCCAGCATCGGCATCATCAGCTCGCGTCCGGCTGCGCCTTGCCCGGTGTCATCCCGTCGCCGCAACACCGCCAGGCACAGCGCCGCCATCACCACCAGCGTCGCCGCACCCGGTAGCGCCGGCAGGGTGCCCTGAGGCAGCCACAGCACCAGCATCACCGCCGGAAGCCCGACCACCACTGCACTCAGGCCCGTGCCGGATCGTCTCACCGCATCAGCTGCGCGGGGCCACAACGACGTGGCCAGCCGCACGGCAATCATCAGCAGCACCAGCTGCAGGGCGGCCAGGCCCGCTGCCCCGGCCAGCGGCAACAACGGCAGCATCCACTGCAGCTGCGGATGCACCTGCAGCGCCACCGACAGTGGCCGGGTACTGGCCAGCGCGGAAAACTCGACCAGCCCGGCCTGCAGTGCTGCCAGCACGATCAGCAGCAACATCGCCAGCAACGAGACCAGCGCCAGCACCGCCGGCTGCCACATCGCACCCTGGCGGCGCAGCGCAGGAAAGCCCAGTGCCAAGCCTACGCTGGCAAATACCCCCAGCAGCGGTACTGCAGCCGCCAGCACACCGCCCAGCCCGAAGCGATACGGCGCGGTCGCCGCTGGCAGCCAGGGAATCCAATGCGCGTAGTGCACATGACGTGCCGCCAGCGCCAGCAGCAACACCCCCACGCCGATCTTCACCGTCAGCAGGGCACAGGCCGCCAATGCCACACCCCGTGGCGGCAGCAACGCCAGCGCACCCAACATCAGCAACCCCACCGCCGCCGTTACCTGCTCGGGCAGCCAGTTGCTGGCCTGGAGGCCTCCCGCAGCCAGCACCGCGTGTACATGGTGGGCCATGGACTGCGCCGCACCCGCCGTGGTCGCCACCAGCTCAAACAACAGAATCGTGCCCAGAACGGCGGCCACCCGTGGCCCCCAGCTGGCGGCCAGCAGCCCATGCAGGCCTTCGGCCGCCGGCAGTCGCAGCACCAGATCCTGCAGGCAGCACAGCACCAGGCCGGCCCCCAGTGCGGCCAGCAACAGGCTCAGCACGATGGCCGGGCCGGCCTGCGCCGCCGTGTGCTGGCCCACCAGCGCGATCACGCTGCCGCCCACCAGCAGCGTCAGCGCCACCACCGCCAGATGGTCCATCCCCAGCCGCGCCCCACCGGTGCCATCCCTACCCCTGTCGCCGTCCATCGCAAGTTCCCTTGATACCCGCCCAAGCGCGGTCGACAGCAGGCTGGCAGCCTGCGTCGCGCTGCGGAATCAGAATCGGTGCCGTGTGCGCCACGATGTGATGGCAGGCACGCTGCCATCGGCAAGGTCGGTCCAGCAACGACAGAAAAATCGTCGCTAAGCAGAATTGATGAAGTTGATCACGACAGCACTCGTCTGCGACACCGAAGCTGCGCTGCCGGGATCACTCGCGCGGCGGCGGCAGGTGCGGCGCAACCAGGGCAAGCGTGCGCTGCAGCGCACCGCGGCCATTGCTGACCAGCGTGCAGCCCGCACGCGCCATGTCTTCGCGGGCCTGGGCATCGTCGAGCAGGT
The sequence above is a segment of the Stenotrophomonas maltophilia genome. Coding sequences within it:
- a CDS encoding TolC family outer membrane protein — translated: MIRRSLAVALATALLPLSAHAADLLQVYEMARNGDPQLSAAESTRLYDKEGAVQARAALLPQINGQATLNRSRSEANHDANSGTVTSKRRNYTIDGSQTLFNWTQINNLRSQRELSKAADFTLDSANDSLIVRTSAAYFNVLVAIESLNAAQTNEAAAKKQFDFADKRLEVGLAPITDVHEARAQYDQARANTIVAQNTLADNYQALTELTGQPVVNLRGLPADFRPEVPANRGNIDELVRQASSQNPALKAQELKVSAAEAGVQAARGGHYPTLSLGGSWGKSATWGDSTGAGSLSPDARTNSIGLTLSVPIFSGGATQSGVRQALAQRDIAQDGYEQQKRALDRNTRNAYQTLVQGISEVEARRLAVVSAQSAYDASQVGLEVGTRTVLDVIQNQRILFSAQLDYANARYTFLQNRLLLSQSLGALDVAELQDVNRLLTQDAGNPSTTTH
- a CDS encoding TetR/AcrR family transcriptional regulator, whose amino-acid sequence is MSSHTSRKPSAKPAAKATGPGRPKDLGKRAAILEAAKALFIEQGYTGVSMDTIAAQAGVSKLTVYSHFGDKETLFSEAVQSKCIEMLPDALFVADANGPLRDQLIGIGLAFFELITSDAAISIQRMMMAPETDERLRELFWQAGPERTCEALADFLRARGERGELDIPDYYLAGQQFLTLVKGEVHMHMMCGMPLSPVECDPLAHVTASIDFFLRAYAPRGAGTAE
- a CDS encoding amino acid transporter, whose amino-acid sequence is MDHLAVVALTLLVGGSVIALVGQHTAAQAGPAIVLSLLLAALGAGLVLCCLQDLVLRLPAAEGLHGLLAASWGPRVAAVLGTILLFELVATTAGAAQSMAHHVHAVLAAGGLQASNWLPEQVTAAVGLLMLGALALLPPRGVALAACALLTVKIGVGVLLLALAARHVHYAHWIPWLPAATAPYRFGLGGVLAAAVPLLGVFASVGLALGFPALRRQGAMWQPAVLALVSLLAMLLLIVLAALQAGLVEFSALASTRPLSVALQVHPQLQWMLPLLPLAGAAGLAALQLVLLMIAVRLATSLWPRAADAVRRSGTGLSAVVVGLPAVMLVLWLPQGTLPALPGAATLVVMAALCLAVLRRRDDTGQGAAGRELMMPMLAPLAAALCVLAALERLRAWPG
- a CDS encoding protein-L-isoaspartate O-methyltransferase family protein, whose product is MTIDYAHARELMVEQQIRPWDVLDIKVLDVLARLPREAFVADAHRALAYADVELPIGHGQKMMKPVIEGRTLQALDLQPGDEVLEIGTGSGFLSACIGALARDVLSLEIDPELAAAARARLDASGLGTNVRVEVADALTWQTERRFDVICVTGAVDVVPSQFASWLRPGGRLFVIHGRSPAMEALLVKADGSSESLFETDIDYLRGAAPAPQFHL